In Nitrospira sp., a single window of DNA contains:
- a CDS encoding PAS domain S-box protein, whose product MLIRKWFAQSLIYKLMALFLAIFFSAVCGLAYFAYTSSRNAMYQEFKIRGRTLAKTIASQARTDYQEQDVEGLTTLLQSLGEGEDVVAILAYRPSKVLWLEFSGIQLTPEDLTLPEIGDVWERDLVLTKGYRVSAFGSVVTDSSTPAGKDSLVTAQPLGWVRIFLDRSALEKRLRTLINETLATSIVTLVLGGALFILLLRRSLNVIAPLTEATKRVAEGDLHTTVPVSTSDELGELAKCFNSMTEQLLQTTVSKNYVDNVIRSMTDLLIVLNPDGTIRSVNQAALNLLGFEEHELLGQDATILFPPNENPLDGRKYQEILSHGSIHQFAAAYLAHDGQTFPVLFSAAVMRNEEGSIEGIACVAKDMTELNQDEERLRLQGTALESAANAVMIMDRSGRVTWVNPSFTTLTGYPSEEVFGQSIRNLTSDRQDQPFYQKQWQTIMRGKVWHGESTNRKKDGTLYTEEETITPVRDRNGEISHFVSIKQDVTKRKQAVETIQDAHQKLQALDQLRSQFFADISHELRTPLTVIRGEAEVTLRGKEKPISEYRSTLERIVQLSDQMNKLVGDILFLARSESGTLQMDLKPTLLTPLLEDVRRETNILAQSRSMTVTREGFSPDATIQGDTERLKQLFMILTDNAVKYGRKGGAIVIGLKTTDREAHVTVADNGLGIPETDLPHVVKRAYRVWRGRPSAVGGAGLGLPIAKWIAEAHHGTISIASTLNRGTTVTVRLPLHHASTSQSSDGADHSSRTSKRI is encoded by the coding sequence ATGTTGATTCGAAAGTGGTTCGCACAGTCCCTTATCTACAAACTGATGGCCCTCTTTCTTGCCATCTTCTTCTCCGCGGTCTGTGGCTTGGCCTACTTCGCCTATACCTCCAGCCGCAATGCCATGTATCAAGAGTTCAAAATTCGTGGGCGGACGTTGGCCAAGACCATTGCGTCACAAGCGCGAACGGACTATCAGGAGCAGGACGTTGAGGGGCTGACCACGCTTCTCCAGTCTCTGGGTGAGGGAGAAGATGTCGTCGCAATTCTCGCCTACCGACCATCCAAGGTCTTGTGGCTTGAGTTCTCTGGAATCCAACTCACTCCCGAGGACCTGACGCTTCCGGAAATAGGCGATGTCTGGGAAAGGGATCTGGTGCTCACGAAAGGCTACCGGGTGTCGGCGTTCGGGAGTGTGGTGACTGACTCATCAACTCCTGCCGGGAAAGACAGCTTGGTCACGGCTCAGCCCCTCGGATGGGTCAGAATCTTCCTGGATCGAAGCGCGCTTGAAAAACGACTCCGCACGCTGATCAACGAAACCCTGGCGACCAGCATTGTGACTCTCGTGCTTGGTGGCGCCTTGTTCATCCTCCTCCTCAGGCGATCTCTCAATGTGATCGCCCCCCTCACCGAAGCGACTAAGAGGGTCGCAGAAGGCGACTTACACACGACCGTTCCTGTGTCCACCAGCGATGAGTTGGGCGAATTGGCGAAATGCTTCAACAGCATGACCGAGCAGCTCTTGCAGACCACCGTGTCCAAGAACTACGTGGACAACGTTATTCGCTCCATGACCGATCTTCTGATCGTCTTGAATCCCGATGGCACCATACGAAGCGTCAACCAGGCCGCGCTCAATCTGCTCGGCTTCGAGGAACATGAACTGCTAGGCCAAGATGCGACGATTCTGTTTCCACCGAATGAAAACCCTCTGGATGGGCGGAAGTATCAGGAGATCCTCTCACACGGTTCGATTCATCAGTTTGCAGCCGCCTATCTTGCACATGATGGTCAGACATTCCCCGTGTTGTTTTCTGCTGCCGTCATGCGGAACGAGGAGGGAAGCATTGAGGGCATAGCCTGTGTCGCCAAAGACATGACGGAGCTCAATCAGGATGAGGAACGCCTTCGTTTACAGGGCACCGCACTAGAATCCGCTGCAAATGCGGTCATGATTATGGACCGAAGCGGGCGTGTCACATGGGTCAATCCTTCTTTCACCACATTGACGGGCTATCCATCTGAAGAAGTGTTCGGTCAGAGCATCCGCAACCTGACATCGGATCGGCAAGACCAACCGTTCTATCAGAAACAGTGGCAGACGATCATGCGGGGCAAGGTATGGCACGGCGAAAGCACCAATCGAAAAAAAGATGGCACCCTCTACACGGAAGAAGAAACCATCACTCCCGTTCGTGACCGGAACGGTGAGATCAGTCACTTTGTCAGCATCAAACAGGATGTCACGAAACGGAAACAAGCGGTGGAGACGATTCAAGATGCCCACCAGAAACTACAGGCGCTCGATCAATTGCGATCGCAATTTTTTGCCGACATCAGCCATGAACTCAGGACACCCTTGACCGTGATCAGGGGCGAGGCTGAGGTGACGCTCAGAGGGAAAGAAAAACCGATCTCCGAATACCGGAGCACGTTGGAACGGATCGTCCAGCTATCGGATCAAATGAACAAATTAGTCGGTGATATTCTGTTTTTGGCTCGGTCGGAATCGGGTACGTTGCAGATGGATCTGAAGCCGACCCTGCTGACACCGCTTCTTGAAGACGTGCGTCGAGAGACGAACATTCTTGCGCAATCACGGAGCATGACCGTGACGCGTGAAGGGTTCTCGCCTGATGCGACCATTCAGGGGGATACGGAACGACTCAAGCAACTCTTCATGATTCTCACGGACAATGCCGTCAAATACGGCCGGAAAGGCGGTGCGATTGTGATTGGCCTGAAGACCACGGATCGTGAGGCACATGTCACTGTGGCCGACAACGGACTTGGAATTCCCGAAACAGATCTTCCGCATGTCGTCAAGCGGGCCTATCGCGTCTGGCGAGGCCGTCCGTCGGCAGTGGGTGGAGCCGGCCTCGGCCTACCGATCGCCAAGTGGATCGCTGAAGCACACCATGGCACGATCTCGATTGCCAGCACTCTCAACCGTGGAACCACGGTGACTGTTCGGCTCCCCCTTCATCATGCTTCCACTTCGCAATCCAGTGATGGGGCTGATCATTCTTCACGCACCTCGAAAAGGATATAA
- a CDS encoding response regulator transcription factor, giving the protein MAAIHILVIEDDERISTFIKRGLGAEGYLVDIAQDGQEGVQRGLTPYDLIILDLLLPDTNGHEICQTLRREQIQTPILILTAKDALEDKLSGFDHGADDYLTKPFAFEELLARIKALLRRRPSYNEEATQVLCVADLTLNRNSREVRRGDTIIPLTRKEFDLLAFLMSYPNKALSRTSILEHVWGYHHDTLTNTVDVYIGYLRKKVEAGSPNKLIQTVRDFGYKISDSPSS; this is encoded by the coding sequence ATGGCAGCCATACACATTCTCGTGATTGAAGACGACGAGCGAATCTCCACGTTCATCAAACGTGGTCTCGGAGCAGAAGGGTACCTGGTGGATATCGCTCAAGACGGTCAAGAAGGAGTACAACGAGGCCTCACTCCATACGACCTGATCATTCTCGACCTTCTACTACCCGACACCAATGGCCACGAGATCTGTCAAACCCTGCGCCGTGAACAGATCCAAACTCCGATTCTGATCCTGACGGCTAAAGATGCCCTGGAAGACAAACTCAGCGGATTCGACCACGGGGCCGACGACTATCTTACAAAACCCTTTGCCTTCGAGGAACTGCTCGCGCGGATTAAGGCGTTGCTCCGACGGAGACCGTCTTACAACGAAGAAGCAACTCAAGTATTATGTGTAGCCGATCTCACGCTCAACCGAAACTCGCGAGAAGTGCGCCGAGGCGACACCATCATCCCCTTGACCAGGAAAGAATTCGACCTCCTAGCCTTCCTCATGTCATATCCCAATAAGGCGCTCAGCCGTACCTCCATTCTTGAGCATGTCTGGGGTTATCATCACGACACTCTGACCAATACCGTCGATGTCTACATCGGCTACCTTCGGAAAAAAGTAGAGGCCGGATCCCCGAACAAGCTCATCCAGACGGTACGGGACTTCGGATATAAGATTTCCGACAGCCCCTCTTCGTAA
- a CDS encoding response regulator encodes MIQRGTDVRILIVEDDERIVGFMKRGLEAESYEVEIASSKARTLDLAEACTYDVIILDIFLGPDDGLDICRALRQRGVGSSILLMTAKGTAEIEKMSKHAGADAYLSKPFSFDDLLETLTRFGASSISSNHLTTTVEQPTCSSETERMRLPNPINLVQPT; translated from the coding sequence ATGATTCAGCGAGGAACGGACGTGCGCATTCTGATCGTGGAAGATGATGAGCGGATTGTCGGTTTCATGAAGCGTGGGCTTGAAGCTGAATCGTACGAAGTCGAAATCGCTTCAAGCAAGGCACGAACTCTAGATCTCGCTGAAGCCTGCACCTATGACGTCATCATTCTCGATATCTTTCTGGGGCCTGATGACGGACTCGACATCTGTCGTGCCCTCAGACAGCGTGGGGTGGGATCCTCCATTCTCCTCATGACGGCCAAAGGAACGGCAGAAATCGAAAAGATGAGCAAGCATGCCGGTGCGGATGCATACCTCTCAAAACCTTTTTCATTCGATGATCTTCTTGAGACACTCACACGCTTCGGTGCGTCCAGCATCTCTTCCAATCATCTCACGACAACAGTCGAGCAGCCAACGTGCTCTTCAGAAACAGAGCGGATGCGTTTACCAAATCCGATCAATCTCGTCCAACCAACATGA
- a CDS encoding glycosyltransferase: MTTQSSIKKIGYLLKVFPKVSETFILQEVLDLEALGLDLSVFALEPPTDPVTHNLVDHVRASITYLPRSFHTVDRNPLWAHLRLLITSPRRYVSTVQFWLQATEPPSWSKFLQAGSLATALLDAHIGHLHVHFANAPTSVAELAHRLTGIPYSMTCHAKDIFLTPPSTLQRKMHHAEFVVTCTEDNRQYLERLSDNGTPLLRLYHGLNLARFDQLLHDHHGIQSAIPTILCVARFREKKGLRSLIHACHLLNIRGYRFHCGIVGFGPLQADMEALIRELHLEQLVMLMGQQPLEAVVGLYQCADIFALPCQVAQDGDRDGIPNVLMEAMACRLPVVTTAVSGIPELVQHDRNGLVVPQRNPEALALALAHLLDNPAIRQRLGQAGRETIKQHFSSSDASYQLKVLFLTGTASKEAALSQTAEPFSHPDQNKIETHSSDSAIGYILKGFPRRSEVFITNEIRLLEQMGLRLHLFSAFQGETNCTGRDNKAVISPVTYLPEDSENMDSGFVSWLTANLPRYFSSHVRLIRTVPRRYLHTAWEAWRLSLRCRNRFFSWPKKVFYKDFLRAGAIANSILEAGTVRHLHAHFCHGATTMAMFASMLTGYSFSFTAHAKDIYLPKLNPGDLLPMKLRRAKFVVTCTGANHQHLQEVSSQGAPIHTIYHGVDTTRFAPSIHRPAPTIPTILSIGRFVEKKGFPFLIEACRIIRDHGIPFHCRIIGDPDEQTDLVQDLIRRYGLEQEISIGPGVTQEELRTIYQEATAFVLPCHVVDNGDRDGIPNVLAEAMASGIPVISTVVSGIQEIIEDRRNGLLVTPRDPVALAKAIEELLVDADLRNHLAQAGRETMCRIFDSSQTTIQLFDLFQMETVKTTTHQETHVACH; the protein is encoded by the coding sequence ATGACGACTCAGTCATCAATCAAGAAAATAGGTTATCTCCTCAAGGTGTTCCCAAAGGTGTCGGAGACGTTCATCCTTCAAGAGGTGTTGGACCTGGAAGCGCTTGGACTGGACTTGTCGGTCTTCGCCCTTGAGCCACCGACCGATCCCGTCACCCACAATTTGGTCGACCACGTCCGTGCATCGATCACCTATCTGCCTCGTTCATTCCACACCGTGGATCGAAATCCCTTGTGGGCGCATCTGCGTCTCCTCATCACGTCCCCCCGGCGGTATGTCTCAACCGTTCAGTTTTGGCTTCAAGCCACCGAGCCCCCCTCGTGGTCAAAGTTTCTCCAGGCCGGCTCTCTCGCCACCGCACTCCTCGATGCGCACATCGGCCACCTCCACGTCCATTTTGCCAATGCGCCCACGAGCGTCGCGGAGCTGGCTCACCGGCTGACAGGCATTCCGTACAGCATGACCTGTCATGCCAAAGACATCTTCTTGACGCCACCATCCACGCTACAGCGGAAAATGCACCATGCGGAATTCGTCGTCACCTGCACCGAGGATAATCGGCAGTACCTCGAACGCCTGTCGGACAACGGGACGCCTCTGCTTCGTCTCTATCACGGCCTGAATCTGGCCCGATTCGACCAGCTCCTGCACGATCACCATGGGATACAGTCGGCGATCCCCACAATTCTCTGCGTCGCACGCTTTCGAGAAAAGAAAGGGTTGCGCTCACTGATTCACGCCTGCCACCTGCTCAACATTCGTGGATATCGGTTTCACTGCGGCATCGTTGGATTCGGTCCCTTGCAAGCCGACATGGAAGCCTTGATTCGAGAGTTGCATCTCGAACAGCTCGTCATGCTGATGGGACAACAACCGCTCGAAGCAGTCGTGGGACTCTACCAGTGCGCCGACATCTTTGCCCTTCCATGTCAGGTCGCGCAGGACGGTGACCGTGACGGGATTCCGAACGTCCTGATGGAAGCGATGGCATGCCGACTCCCCGTCGTCACAACAGCGGTCTCCGGTATTCCGGAGCTCGTCCAGCATGATCGCAATGGGCTTGTGGTTCCCCAGCGAAATCCTGAAGCGTTAGCGCTGGCCCTCGCCCATCTTCTGGACAATCCTGCAATCCGTCAGCGCTTAGGGCAAGCCGGGCGCGAGACCATAAAGCAACACTTTTCCTCCAGCGATGCAAGCTACCAACTCAAGGTGCTTTTTCTCACGGGAACGGCGTCCAAGGAAGCAGCGCTATCGCAGACAGCAGAACCATTCTCGCATCCCGACCAGAACAAGATAGAAACTCACTCGTCCGACAGCGCGATCGGCTATATTTTGAAAGGATTCCCTCGCCGATCTGAAGTCTTCATCACCAATGAAATTAGGCTCTTGGAACAAATGGGGCTTCGGCTCCACCTCTTCTCTGCCTTTCAGGGGGAAACCAATTGTACAGGACGTGATAACAAGGCCGTCATCTCACCAGTAACGTATCTTCCTGAAGATAGCGAGAACATGGACAGCGGATTTGTATCTTGGCTGACCGCAAACCTTCCCCGATATTTTTCCAGTCATGTTCGACTCATCCGCACCGTTCCGCGCCGATATCTGCACACGGCCTGGGAAGCTTGGAGGCTCAGCCTTCGCTGCCGAAACAGATTCTTCTCCTGGCCGAAAAAGGTGTTCTATAAAGATTTTCTTCGTGCTGGTGCGATCGCCAACTCCATACTCGAAGCGGGAACCGTCCGCCATCTGCACGCCCACTTTTGCCATGGCGCGACGACCATGGCCATGTTCGCAAGCATGTTGACCGGCTATTCCTTCAGCTTCACCGCTCACGCCAAAGACATTTATCTACCCAAGCTGAATCCAGGCGATCTGCTACCAATGAAATTACGTCGAGCGAAGTTTGTGGTGACCTGCACAGGAGCCAACCATCAGCATTTGCAGGAAGTCTCCTCACAGGGTGCACCGATCCACACTATCTATCACGGCGTCGATACAACTCGTTTTGCCCCATCCATTCATCGACCAGCACCAACAATCCCAACGATCCTGTCGATCGGACGCTTCGTTGAGAAGAAAGGATTTCCCTTCTTGATCGAGGCCTGTCGGATCATTCGTGATCACGGAATCCCGTTTCACTGTCGGATTATCGGTGATCCGGATGAACAGACCGATCTGGTGCAGGACCTGATTCGTCGGTATGGCCTTGAACAAGAGATCTCAATCGGACCAGGCGTGACACAAGAAGAGCTCCGCACGATTTATCAGGAGGCGACAGCCTTTGTGCTCCCCTGTCATGTCGTGGACAACGGTGATCGGGACGGGATCCCAAACGTCTTGGCGGAAGCCATGGCCTCCGGAATCCCGGTCATTTCAACGGTGGTCTCCGGGATCCAGGAAATCATTGAGGATCGACGCAACGGCCTTCTGGTCACTCCACGCGACCCGGTGGCCCTCGCCAAAGCCATTGAAGAACTACTGGTCGACGCTGACCTCCGGAACCATCTTGCTCAAGCAGGGCGTGAAACGATGTGCCGCATTTTCGACTCGAGTCAGACCACAATACAGCTATTTGATCTCTTTCAAATGGAAACGGTCAAGACGACCACCCATCAGGAGACCCATGTTGCCTGCCACTAG